One region of Eupeodes corollae chromosome 1, idEupCoro1.1, whole genome shotgun sequence genomic DNA includes:
- the LOC129939729 gene encoding 60S ribosomal protein L4, whose protein sequence is MSLANARPLVSVFTDKNEQIKEKNICLPFVFKAPIRPDVVNEVHQLMRRNKRQAYAVSELAGHQTSAESWGTGRAVARIPRVRGGGTHRSGQGAFGNMCRGGRMFAPTKTFRRWHRKINVNQRRYAVVSAIAASGVPALVQSKGHIIDGVSEFPLVVSDEVQKLQKTKQAVVFLRRMKIWADIQKVYKSQRFRAGRGTMRDRRRIARRGPLVVYSKDEGLRKAFRNIPGIETMNVDKMNLLKLAPGGHVGRFVIWTESAFQRLNELFGTWKTPSTLKKGYNLPQPKMANTDLARLLKSEEIRKVLRDPKKRVFRRVRRLNPLSNTRQLIKLNPYAEVLKRRALLAAEKRKINRVLLNAKKNNIVLPKHHFANVAVKAEANRSKMLSKALAERKKKLAAKKKAAPAPKK, encoded by the exons ATG AGTTTAGCCAACGCCAGACCTTTGGTCTCCGTCTTTACGGACAAAAATGAACAAATCAAGGAGAAGAACATCTGCCTCCCATTTGTATTCAAGGCACCAATTCGCCCTGATGTTGTCAATGAGGTTCACCAATTGATGCGCCGCAACAAGCGTCAAGCTTATGCTGTCAGCGAACTTGCAG GTCACCAAACCTCTGCTGAATCCTGGGGTACTGGTCGTGCTGTTGCCCGTATTCCTCGTGTCCGTGGTGGTGGTACTCATCGCTCCGGTCAGGGTGCTTTCGGTAACATGTGTCGTGGTGGTCGTATGTTTGCCCCAACCAAGACTTTCCGCAGGTGGCACCGCAAGATCAATGTGAACCAACGTCGCTACGCCGTTGTTTCAGCTATTGCCGCCTCTGGCGTACCAGCTTTGGTTCAGTCCAAGGGACACATCATCGATGGAGTCTCTGAGTTCCCATTGGTTGTTTCCGATGAGGTCCAAAAGTTGCAGAAGACCAAACAAGCTGTTGTCTTCTTGAGACGTATGAAGATCTGGGCTGACATCCAAAAG GTGTACAAATCCCAGCGCTTCCGTGCTGGACGTGGTACCATGCGTGACCGTCGTCGCATTGCCCGCCGTGGACCTTTGGTCGTCTACTCCAAGGATGAAGGTCTCCGTAAGGCTTTCCGTAACATCCCCGGTATTGAAACCATGAACGTTGACAAGATGAACCTCTTGAAGTTGGCCCCTGGTGGTCATGTTGGTCGCTTCGTCATCTGGACCGAGTCTGCATTCCAACGCCTCAACGAATTGTTCGGCACATGGAAGACTCCATCCACCCTCAAGAAGGGATACAATCTACCCCAACCTAAGATGGCCAACACCGATTTGGCTCGTCTGTTGAAGTCAGAAGAGATCAGGAAGGTGTTGCGCGATCCCAAGAAGAGGGTATTCCGTCGCGTGCGTCGTCTGAATCCACTGAGCAACACCCGCCAGTTGATCAAGTTGAACCCATACGCTGAGGTTCTTAAGCGTCGTGCTCTCTTGGCCGCCGAAAAGAGGAAGATCAACCGAGTGTTGTTGAAcgccaagaaaaacaacattgtATTGCCCAAACACCACTTCGCTAACGTCGCCGTTAAAGCCGAGGCTAACCGCTCAAAGATGTTGTCCAAGGCCTTAGCCGAAAGGAAAAAGAAGTTGGCTGCCAAGAAGAAGGCCGCTCCCGCTCCCAAGAAGTAA
- the LOC129939277 gene encoding pre-mRNA-splicing factor SPF27 — MAGEVIVDALPYIDHGYDDPGVRESALAMVEEECRRYRPTKNYLDHLPPLNTSAFETKMMAYEFERIQNRQPMETLSMKRYELPPPSTGKLSELSAWQESIENSMAQLEHQWTRAMNLELMVEYGCESWKAYLEIFVALQAKAQNKLQEIKKSIQDVNWQRKQAQTQAGEKLKTLEANWVMLVSKNYEIEQQCVELEKQIAEITAKLEEEEDNDSEPLENGDSVVTNGNA, encoded by the exons atggcTGGTGAAGTAATTGTTGATGCATTGCCCTACATTGATCATGGCTATGATGATCCTGGCGTCAGAGAATCG GCTTTGGCAATGGTCGAAGAGGAATGTCGTCGCTATCGGCCCACCAAGAACTATCTTGACCACCTTCCACCGCTAAACACATCAGCATTCGAAACCAAAATGATGGCCTACGAGTTCGAGAGAATACAAAACCGACAACCCATGGAAACATTGAGTATGAAACGATACGAACTTCCACCGCCCTCGACGGGTAAACTCTCCGAGTTATCCGCATGGCAAGAATCCATTGAAAACTCCATGGCGCAACTCGAACATCAATGGACCAGAGCAATGAATCTCGAGCTTATGGTTGAGTATGGCTGCGAGTCATGGAAGGCCTATTTAGAGATCTTCGTAGCCCTCCAAGCCAAAGCCCAGAATAAACTACAAGAAATCAAAAAGAGCATTCAAGATGTAAATTGGCAGCGTAAACAAGCTCAAACACAAGCCggcgaaaaattgaaaaccttagAAGCTAATTGGGTTATGTTGGTGTCAAAGAACTATGAGATCGAACAGCAGTGCGTGGAGCTAGAGAAACAAATTGCAGAGATAACGGCAAAGCTGGAGGAAGAAGAAGATAATGACAGTGAACCATTAGAAAACGGGGACTCAGTTGTGACAAATGGAAATGCTTGA